One genomic segment of Desulfomicrobium sp. ZS1 includes these proteins:
- a CDS encoding DUF2062 domain-containing protein, giving the protein MERIWVKIARLSRYSYLRVVRIKAPAESIALGLALGVFAGALPFLSLQMAIAVALAFVMRGNIIAAALGTWWSNPFNWALIFPLLYMLGKVFVPVDVAHLSIHEFLNLPLLELLQRSWKWLLITTLGGFIAGIPLAMITYFVTLRAVLIYHDRRAKRRLERQRRMPRRG; this is encoded by the coding sequence ATGGAAAGAATCTGGGTTAAAATCGCTCGTTTGAGCCGCTATTCCTATCTGCGTGTCGTGCGCATCAAGGCCCCGGCCGAGTCCATCGCTCTGGGGTTGGCCTTGGGCGTGTTTGCCGGCGCTTTGCCCTTTTTGTCCCTGCAGATGGCCATCGCAGTGGCCCTGGCCTTTGTCATGCGCGGCAATATCATCGCTGCCGCCCTCGGGACTTGGTGGAGCAATCCCTTCAACTGGGCCCTGATTTTCCCCTTGCTGTACATGCTGGGCAAGGTTTTTGTGCCGGTGGACGTTGCACATCTGAGCATTCACGAATTCTTGAACCTGCCGCTTCTGGAACTTTTGCAGCGCAGCTGGAAGTGGCTGCTTATCACCACTCTGGGCGGGTTCATCGCCGGTATTCCGTTGGCCATGATCACCTACTTCGTCACCCTGCGCGCCGTGCTCATCTATCATGACCGTCGTGCCAAGCGCAGGCTCGAACGGCAACGCCGGATGCCCCGTCGTGGATAG
- a CDS encoding TrmO family methyltransferase, which produces MNPRVIGTVRSHLVSREQCPKYGQTSMPPVWIELTPDFEPAATDLQVGDAILVLTWMHQGDQSVLRCHPQGNRELPMRGIFSTRSPDRPTPIGLHAVRILGREELRLKVHPLEVIDGTPVIDIKPDNTPSPTQTEFSSLVNPDTGQAILTAGRDGWQRGLFAGFNGNVSMRQGERVIITATGSAKGHLSPKDLAVVDLATGTPLSSVRASSELAVHLDIYRNQPQAKAIVHTHPPKLLALSLRGEGPLLDLPLFEGRVFADKLTRVPAHRPGTPELAQAVGLASRDFEAVFMDNHGLVCWGGSMIQALGLSEELESLAGIAMTR; this is translated from the coding sequence ATGAACCCTCGCGTCATCGGCACCGTTCGCTCCCATCTCGTAAGCCGCGAGCAGTGTCCAAAATACGGCCAGACCTCGATGCCTCCAGTTTGGATTGAACTGACCCCGGATTTTGAACCGGCAGCCACGGACCTGCAGGTCGGAGACGCCATTCTGGTCCTGACCTGGATGCACCAGGGCGACCAGAGCGTGCTGCGCTGCCACCCTCAGGGAAACAGGGAACTGCCCATGCGCGGTATCTTCTCGACCCGCTCCCCCGACCGCCCCACGCCCATAGGCCTGCATGCGGTGCGCATCCTCGGCCGCGAGGAACTGCGTCTCAAAGTGCATCCCCTGGAGGTCATCGACGGCACCCCCGTCATCGACATCAAGCCCGACAACACCCCTAGCCCAACCCAAACCGAATTCTCATCCCTGGTAAATCCCGACACGGGCCAGGCCATCCTTACGGCCGGCCGCGACGGCTGGCAGCGCGGCCTCTTCGCCGGATTCAACGGCAACGTGAGCATGCGCCAAGGAGAACGCGTCATAATCACGGCGACCGGCAGCGCCAAAGGGCATCTCTCCCCGAAGGATCTGGCCGTGGTCGACCTGGCCACGGGAACACCCCTGTCATCGGTACGGGCCTCATCGGAACTTGCCGTGCATCTTGATATCTATCGCAATCAGCCCCAGGCAAAAGCCATCGTGCACACCCACCCGCCAAAGCTTCTGGCCCTGTCCCTGCGCGGCGAGGGTCCTTTGCTTGACCTCCCGCTCTTTGAAGGCCGGGTCTTCGCCGACAAGCTGACCCGCGTGCCCGCCCACCGGCCCGGCACTCCGGAACTGGCCCAGGCCGTGGGTCTGGCCAGCCGGGACTTCGAGGCCGTGTTCATGGACAACCACGGGCTGGTCTGTTGGGGAGGCTCCATGATCCAAGCGTTGGGGCTCTCCGAAGAACTCGAGAGCCTGGCCGGGATCGCGATGACGCGCTGA
- a CDS encoding ferritin has protein sequence MISPKIEKALNEQINAEMFSAYLYLAMVAYFQDKNLSGFANWMTVQNQEETFHAMKFFRYVSERGGRVTLGAIEKPQFEWESPLAAMEAAQKHEAYITGRINSLVDLAIKEKDHATASFLGWFVDEQVEEEDSVNEVVQKLRLLGSDGGGLFMMDRDMATRVFTPPVA, from the coding sequence ATGATAAGTCCCAAGATAGAAAAAGCGCTCAACGAACAGATTAACGCAGAAATGTTTTCCGCCTACCTGTATTTGGCCATGGTGGCCTATTTTCAGGACAAGAATCTAAGCGGTTTCGCCAACTGGATGACGGTCCAGAACCAGGAGGAAACCTTTCACGCGATGAAGTTTTTCCGCTACGTGAGCGAACGCGGCGGACGCGTGACTCTGGGCGCGATCGAGAAGCCGCAGTTTGAATGGGAAAGCCCCCTGGCGGCCATGGAAGCCGCGCAGAAACATGAGGCCTACATCACGGGCCGGATCAACAGCCTCGTCGATCTGGCCATCAAGGAGAAGGATCACGCCACGGCGAGTTTCCTGGGCTGGTTTGTGGACGAGCAGGTGGAGGAAGAGGACAGCGTGAACGAGGTCGTGCAGAAGCTGCGGCTCCTGGGTTCCGACGGCGGCGGCCTGTTCATGATGGACAGGGACATGGCCACGCGAGTTTTTACGCCCCCGGTGGCTTGA
- the tpx gene encoding thiol peroxidase: MNKRDNVVTMKGNPLTLLGPEITPGMSAPDFSVVDNDLGPVSLSSFKGKVVIVSAVPSLDTPVCDMETRRFNQEAQNLGDKVKVLTVSMDLPFAQKRWCGNAGVENVQTVSDYQTASFGQAYGVLIDGLRLLARAIFVIDAGGKVAYVQVVPELTHEPDYAAVLGAVKKLL, encoded by the coding sequence ATGAACAAAAGAGATAACGTAGTGACGATGAAGGGAAATCCCCTGACCCTGCTCGGCCCGGAGATCACTCCTGGCATGTCCGCTCCCGATTTTTCAGTGGTCGATAATGATCTTGGTCCCGTGTCCCTTTCCAGTTTCAAGGGCAAGGTCGTGATCGTCTCCGCCGTGCCGTCCCTGGATACCCCTGTCTGCGACATGGAGACGCGGCGTTTCAATCAGGAAGCCCAGAACCTGGGCGACAAGGTCAAGGTTCTGACCGTGAGCATGGATTTGCCCTTTGCCCAGAAACGCTGGTGCGGCAACGCGGGCGTCGAGAATGTGCAGACTGTTTCCGATTATCAGACGGCCTCCTTCGGGCAGGCATACGGCGTGCTCATCGACGGGCTGCGCCTGCTGGCCCGGGCGATCTTCGTCATCGATGCCGGCGGCAAGGTGGCCTACGTGCAGGTCGTGCCCGAACTGACCCACGAACCCGACTATGCCGCGGTGCTTGGCGCTGTTAAAAAACTACTTTAA
- a CDS encoding DEAD/DEAH box helicase, which produces MTTFSELGLSELSIQALARKGFEEPTPIQIKTIPAVLTGDSDIVAQAQTGTGKTAAFGLPLLEMLDPDIRTVQALVLAPTRELAIQVAEEVNSLRGGRTINVAPIYGGQSMEIQLRSLKKGVSVVVGTPGRVLDHLRRGSLNLSGIRFLILDEADEMLNMGFLDDVLEIMEQTATEKRTMLFSATMPPEILRIAKKYMGDYQIIKAVSEQLTATQTDQIYFEVAMSDKFEALCRIIDMEPDFYGLVFTRTKIDADAVSQRLMERGYEADTLHGDMSQSLREKMLIKFKKKLVTILVATDVAARGIDVHDLTHVINFDLPHDPEAYVHRIGRTGRAGKQGIAITFITPSEYRRLQFISKHARTDIRKARLPKVSDVINMKKGRIRAELQEIMTTEPELEFMGMAQELLDQSKPRETLAALLQYMFQEELDASNYKEIGDAFVVDKTGKTRLFVTQGRKDGMTPKRLLTFLGDKCNIPPKKIWDIQIMETFAFVSLPFQDAERVLAMFNKGKGTELAFTKAKARPSAPAPRR; this is translated from the coding sequence ATGACTACATTTTCTGAATTAGGCTTATCCGAACTGAGCATCCAGGCTCTGGCCCGCAAGGGTTTTGAAGAACCGACTCCCATCCAGATCAAGACCATCCCGGCCGTACTGACCGGCGATAGCGACATCGTGGCCCAGGCCCAGACCGGCACGGGCAAGACCGCGGCCTTTGGCCTGCCGCTGCTCGAAATGCTGGACCCGGACATCCGGACGGTACAGGCGCTGGTGCTCGCCCCCACCCGCGAACTGGCCATCCAGGTCGCGGAGGAGGTCAACTCCCTGCGTGGCGGCCGGACCATCAATGTCGCCCCCATCTACGGCGGCCAGTCCATGGAGATTCAGCTTCGGAGCCTCAAGAAAGGGGTGTCCGTGGTTGTCGGAACACCGGGCCGCGTGCTCGACCATCTGCGCCGGGGCAGCCTGAATCTCTCCGGCATCCGCTTTCTCATTCTCGACGAAGCGGACGAAATGCTGAACATGGGCTTTCTGGACGACGTGCTGGAAATCATGGAGCAGACGGCCACCGAAAAGCGCACCATGCTTTTCTCCGCGACCATGCCGCCTGAAATCCTGCGCATCGCCAAAAAATACATGGGCGACTATCAGATCATCAAGGCTGTCTCCGAGCAGCTCACGGCTACCCAGACCGACCAGATCTACTTCGAGGTCGCCATGAGCGACAAATTCGAGGCCCTGTGCCGGATCATCGACATGGAGCCGGACTTCTACGGACTTGTCTTCACCCGCACCAAGATCGACGCCGACGCCGTATCCCAGCGTCTGATGGAACGCGGCTACGAGGCCGACACCCTGCACGGCGACATGTCCCAGAGCCTGCGCGAAAAGATGCTGATCAAATTCAAAAAGAAGCTGGTCACGATCCTGGTCGCCACCGACGTGGCCGCGCGCGGCATCGACGTGCATGACCTGACCCACGTCATCAATTTCGATCTGCCCCACGATCCGGAAGCCTACGTGCACCGCATTGGCCGCACCGGACGCGCCGGCAAGCAGGGCATCGCCATCACCTTCATCACGCCCTCGGAGTACCGCCGCCTGCAGTTCATCAGCAAGCACGCCCGCACGGACATCCGCAAGGCTCGGCTGCCCAAGGTCTCCGATGTCATCAATATGAAGAAAGGCCGGATCCGGGCGGAGCTGCAGGAGATCATGACTACGGAGCCGGAGCTTGAGTTCATGGGCATGGCCCAGGAGCTCCTCGACCAGAGCAAGCCCCGCGAAACCCTGGCCGCCCTCTTGCAGTACATGTTTCAGGAAGAGCTGGACGCCTCCAACTACAAGGAGATCGGCGACGCCTTCGTGGTCGACAAGACGGGCAAGACCCGCCTCTTCGTGACCCAGGGCCGCAAGGACGGCATGACGCCCAAGCGCCTGCTGACCTTCCTGGGCGACAAGTGCAACATCCCGCCCAAGAAAATTTGGGACATCCAGATCATGGAAACCTTCGCCTTTGTTTCATTGCCCTTCCAGGATGCCGAGAGGGTCCTGGCTATGTTCAACAAGGGCAAAGGCACCGAGCTTGCCTTCACCAAGGCCAAAGCCCGGCCCAGCGCCCCGGCCCCCAGAAGATAG
- a CDS encoding universal stress protein — MNRFSTSLLGEAKTLLLATDGSRFSEGALQEAIFFGQACAARLIVLHVVKVDVESLKSANAKVTRKQQEIAPYLEDVRKMARDSGVECETVVVGSSVPEHAIVEQARKRKVDVIIMGRHGRAGRLYLLVGSMTAKVIGLGFPMVLMLPKDFTMTGTHVLVAVDDSPNSRLAVEEALSLGMCCVTLERLTFVAVARRESGLPEARKMVEDVCTRGREKWPHLHFEAVAGVGHPSNIIVQAAEERAVDMIMIGGMVSGPLPKMFSGRVTKEVCGWAHCAVLVVTA, encoded by the coding sequence ATGAACCGCTTCTCCACCAGCCTTCTGGGTGAAGCCAAGACTCTGCTTCTGGCCACGGACGGTTCCCGTTTCAGCGAAGGGGCGCTGCAGGAGGCTATCTTTTTCGGCCAGGCCTGCGCCGCCCGCTTGATAGTTCTGCACGTGGTCAAAGTCGATGTCGAATCCCTCAAATCCGCCAACGCCAAGGTCACGCGCAAGCAGCAGGAGATCGCTCCGTATCTGGAAGACGTTCGCAAGATGGCCAGGGACAGCGGGGTGGAGTGCGAAACCGTCGTGGTCGGCTCCTCGGTGCCTGAGCACGCCATCGTCGAGCAGGCCAGGAAGCGCAAGGTCGATGTCATCATCATGGGCCGTCATGGCCGGGCTGGACGGTTGTATCTGCTGGTGGGCAGCATGACCGCGAAGGTCATCGGGCTCGGGTTTCCCATGGTGCTCATGCTCCCCAAGGATTTCACGATGACCGGGACCCATGTGCTGGTGGCCGTGGACGATTCACCGAACAGCCGTTTGGCCGTTGAGGAAGCCCTAAGCCTCGGGATGTGCTGCGTGACCCTGGAGCGACTGACCTTTGTGGCGGTCGCGCGGCGAGAGAGCGGTTTGCCCGAGGCCAGGAAAATGGTCGAGGACGTCTGTACCCGCGGCCGGGAGAAGTGGCCGCACCTTCATTTCGAGGCCGTGGCCGGGGTCGGGCATCCCTCGAACATCATCGTGCAGGCCGCCGAAGAGCGCGCTGTGGACATGATCATGATCGGCGGCATGGTCTCGGGGCCTCTGCCCAAGATGTTCAGCGGCCGGGTCACCAAGGAGGTCTGCGGCTGGGCGCACTGCGCCGTACTGGTAGTCACCGCCTAG
- a CDS encoding ATP-dependent helicase: MRIDYQNDLNPAQYEAATTLDGPVLVIAGAGSGKTRTVVYRLARLVESGVSPAEILLLTFTRKASSEMLHRAGGLLGHQGLGHVRGGTFHGFAYSLLKQYAGLLGFERGATVMDRSDAEEILSQAKDRLKIGKGDRKFPKRATIIGLYSKSRNKELSLEQVLRQEAYHLGSYEDDLRRLLEEYERIKHECGLLDYDDLLFLLERLLTEHAQVREAVTSSISHIMVDEYQDTNLVQARLVGLLTRPGDTSPNVMAVGDDAQSIYAFRGANVKNILDFPKTFPGTRLIKLEQNYRSTQPILELTNAILDGFREKFAKRLFSERTDSRLPEHVLPFSDRSQARLVAAKVVELSRTYALDQIAVLFRAGYQSYHVEVELNKIGLGFRKYGGIKFSEAAHIKDVLACLRLAQNTSDIPAWQRILGNVPGIGPKSAQKIHHAAMINDQAFIKAQRAKRPALDDLLRVLDTLRTQVMRPSTAITFVLEYYLPVLREKFPDDYPRREAGLEELVQISLSYDDTASFLGDLSLDSPDAEEERGQAVTLSTVHSAKGLEWDAVLVIDLVEDRFPSRHAMNDNDDFEEERRLMYVACTRARDSLTLFSPETLYSRELSATTPARVSPFLQDIPAHLLSRYREQFTGGVGLQTLPTPRRTSESTSAHISRPGPGEDFAAPAPRPASSTQTPVQGTYCRHKIFGRGKVVQRVEPNKYKINFPGFGLKLIIEDFVELE; the protein is encoded by the coding sequence ATGCGCATCGACTATCAGAACGACTTGAATCCCGCCCAGTACGAGGCCGCAACCACCCTTGACGGGCCCGTCCTGGTCATCGCCGGAGCCGGTTCGGGCAAGACCCGCACCGTGGTCTACCGCCTGGCCAGGCTAGTTGAATCCGGAGTATCCCCGGCCGAGATCCTGCTTTTGACCTTCACCCGCAAGGCCTCCTCGGAGATGCTGCACCGCGCGGGAGGCCTGCTGGGGCATCAGGGTCTGGGACACGTGCGCGGCGGCACCTTCCACGGCTTCGCCTATTCCCTGCTCAAGCAGTATGCGGGCCTGCTGGGCTTCGAGCGCGGGGCCACGGTCATGGACCGCTCCGATGCGGAAGAGATACTGAGTCAAGCCAAGGACCGCCTGAAGATCGGCAAGGGCGACCGCAAATTCCCCAAAAGGGCCACGATCATCGGGCTCTACAGCAAAAGCCGCAACAAGGAGCTCTCCCTGGAGCAGGTGCTGCGCCAGGAAGCCTATCATCTGGGCTCCTACGAGGACGACCTGCGCCGACTGCTCGAAGAATACGAGCGCATCAAGCACGAATGCGGACTCCTTGACTACGACGACCTGCTTTTTCTGCTGGAACGCCTCCTGACCGAGCATGCGCAGGTCCGCGAAGCCGTGACCTCGTCCATCTCCCACATCATGGTCGACGAGTACCAGGACACCAACCTCGTGCAGGCGCGGCTGGTCGGCCTTCTGACCAGGCCCGGCGACACGAGCCCCAACGTCATGGCCGTGGGCGACGACGCCCAGTCCATCTACGCCTTTCGCGGCGCCAACGTGAAAAACATCCTTGATTTCCCCAAGACCTTTCCCGGCACCAGGCTCATCAAGCTGGAACAGAACTACCGCTCGACCCAGCCAATCCTGGAATTGACCAACGCCATTCTGGACGGTTTCCGCGAGAAGTTCGCCAAACGCCTCTTTTCCGAGCGCACGGACTCGCGTCTGCCGGAGCATGTGCTGCCCTTCTCGGACCGCAGCCAGGCCCGCCTGGTCGCGGCCAAGGTGGTGGAACTGTCCCGCACCTATGCCCTGGACCAGATCGCGGTCCTGTTCCGGGCCGGATATCAATCCTACCATGTGGAAGTGGAGCTGAACAAGATCGGGCTCGGCTTTCGCAAATACGGCGGGATCAAATTCTCCGAAGCCGCGCACATAAAAGATGTCCTGGCCTGCCTGCGGCTTGCCCAGAACACGTCGGACATCCCGGCCTGGCAGCGCATCCTCGGCAATGTGCCGGGCATCGGCCCCAAGAGCGCGCAAAAAATCCACCACGCGGCCATGATCAACGATCAAGCCTTCATCAAGGCCCAGCGCGCCAAGCGTCCGGCTCTCGACGACCTGCTGCGCGTGCTCGATACCCTGCGCACCCAGGTCATGCGCCCGTCCACGGCCATCACCTTCGTGCTCGAATACTACCTGCCCGTGCTGCGCGAAAAATTCCCCGACGACTACCCGCGCCGCGAAGCGGGCCTCGAAGAACTGGTCCAGATCTCCCTCAGCTATGACGATACCGCCTCCTTTCTGGGCGACCTGAGCCTGGACAGCCCCGATGCCGAGGAGGAGCGCGGCCAGGCCGTGACCCTGTCCACGGTGCATTCGGCCAAGGGCCTGGAGTGGGACGCGGTGCTGGTCATCGACCTGGTGGAGGACCGTTTCCCGTCCCGCCACGCCATGAACGACAACGACGACTTCGAGGAGGAGCGCCGCCTCATGTACGTGGCCTGCACCCGCGCCCGCGACAGCCTGACCCTCTTCTCCCCCGAGACCCTCTACAGCCGCGAACTCTCCGCCACCACCCCGGCCCGGGTCAGCCCTTTCCTGCAGGACATCCCCGCCCATCTGCTGAGCCGCTACCGCGAGCAGTTCACGGGCGGCGTGGGCCTGCAGACCCTGCCCACGCCCCGACGCACGTCGGAGAGCACATCGGCCCATATTTCGCGCCCGGGACCGGGCGAAGATTTCGCGGCCCCGGCGCCACGGCCCGCATCCAGCACCCAGACCCCGGTGCAGGGCACCTACTGCCGCCACAAGATCTTCGGCCGCGGCAAGGTGGTCCAGCGCGTGGAACCGAACAAGTACAAGATCAACTTCCCCGGATTCGGGCTGAAGCTCATCATCGAGGATTTCGTGGAACTGGAATAA
- a CDS encoding SulP family inorganic anion transporter produces the protein MSVRLLRFFPFLAWFPFSALTVRADLMAGITGALVLVPKAMAYAQLSGLPLYFGLYTAFVPAIIGAMWGSSRQLATGPVAIVSLMTAAAVTPLAVSNTPEYIGFALLLTFLVGLVQLLLGVVKLGTIVNFVSHPVILGFMNAAAIIIGLSQLDLLLGIPKGRSDFFLGDVWEMLRLLPQTHLPTLGMTIFGLALILAIKRVPALAKAGVLVAVVITIMVSAAIGYDQRGTAVLEDIATPQARELVVQYEENLRRMEQLGAEVAVLSARQRQAEKDDSVWMAAGLRHQTELAQLDMRSMERRHNELLRGLRQLRFVRPEGEETGLLYQRGSSPEGMKTDDRAWHIKSVDGGVMKLVGGGDVVGSVPAGLPALTLPTFSFDAVRQLLPSALIIALVAFMESISMAKAMASKARQHVDPNQEFIGQGLANIGGSFFQAYPACGSFTGSAINMQAGAKTGLAMVFNGIFVAVTLMFFTPLLYHLPKAVLAVTIVMAVASLITPHAFVHTWKANRGDGVVALVTFAVTLLAAPHLDKGILTGAALSIGLYLYRTMAPRVAVLGRYTDGTLRDVSVHQTVATSTLVTVMRFDGSLYFANVTYFEDMVLKAVADHKDAKFLLVVGDAINSMDSSGEEMLQNLVGQLRETGVQIVFSGLKKQVLDVMRATGLFDRIGEENIFATECQALKAIFDRLGQDVEDDALFAHVKVMVC, from the coding sequence ATGTCGGTCAGGCTTTTGCGATTCTTTCCCTTTCTCGCTTGGTTTCCGTTCAGCGCGCTGACCGTGCGGGCCGATCTCATGGCAGGCATCACCGGAGCTCTGGTGCTCGTGCCCAAGGCCATGGCCTATGCCCAGTTGTCCGGTCTGCCCCTCTATTTCGGTCTGTACACCGCCTTCGTGCCTGCCATCATCGGTGCCATGTGGGGATCTTCCCGGCAATTGGCCACGGGGCCGGTCGCCATCGTCTCGCTCATGACCGCCGCCGCCGTGACTCCGCTGGCGGTCTCGAACACGCCTGAATACATCGGTTTCGCGCTCCTTTTGACTTTCCTGGTTGGTCTCGTGCAGCTCCTTTTGGGGGTGGTCAAGCTTGGAACCATCGTCAATTTCGTGTCCCACCCGGTCATCCTCGGGTTCATGAACGCGGCCGCGATCATCATCGGATTGTCACAGCTGGACCTGTTGCTGGGTATTCCCAAAGGCCGCAGCGACTTTTTTCTGGGCGATGTCTGGGAGATGCTGCGCCTCCTTCCGCAGACCCATTTGCCGACCCTGGGGATGACCATCTTCGGGCTGGCCCTTATCCTCGCGATCAAGAGAGTTCCGGCCTTGGCCAAAGCCGGCGTTCTTGTCGCGGTGGTCATCACCATCATGGTCAGCGCCGCCATCGGTTACGATCAGCGCGGGACCGCCGTGCTGGAAGACATCGCAACCCCCCAGGCCCGGGAGCTGGTGGTTCAGTATGAAGAGAACCTGCGGCGGATGGAACAGCTGGGCGCCGAGGTGGCCGTGCTTTCCGCGCGGCAGCGGCAGGCGGAAAAGGATGATTCCGTCTGGATGGCCGCCGGACTGCGTCATCAGACCGAGCTTGCGCAGCTGGACATGCGCTCCATGGAAAGGCGGCACAACGAGCTCCTGCGTGGCTTGCGGCAACTGCGTTTCGTGCGTCCCGAGGGCGAGGAGACCGGTCTTCTTTATCAGCGGGGCTCTTCTCCGGAGGGCATGAAGACCGATGACCGCGCTTGGCATATCAAAAGCGTCGATGGTGGCGTCATGAAGCTGGTCGGCGGCGGAGATGTTGTCGGGTCGGTTCCGGCGGGGCTGCCGGCCCTGACTCTTCCGACGTTCAGTTTCGATGCCGTGCGACAACTCCTGCCCTCGGCCCTGATCATCGCCCTGGTCGCCTTCATGGAGTCCATCTCCATGGCCAAGGCCATGGCCAGCAAGGCCCGGCAACACGTCGACCCCAACCAGGAGTTCATCGGCCAGGGTCTGGCTAACATCGGAGGGTCCTTTTTTCAGGCCTATCCGGCCTGCGGCTCGTTTACGGGGTCGGCCATCAACATGCAGGCCGGGGCAAAAACAGGGCTGGCCATGGTTTTCAATGGCATCTTCGTGGCCGTGACCCTTATGTTCTTCACGCCCTTGCTTTATCATCTGCCCAAAGCCGTGCTGGCCGTGACCATCGTCATGGCGGTAGCCAGTCTGATCACGCCCCATGCCTTCGTGCATACGTGGAAAGCCAATCGGGGAGACGGCGTTGTCGCGTTGGTGACCTTTGCCGTGACGCTGCTCGCCGCGCCGCACCTGGACAAGGGCATCCTGACCGGCGCGGCCCTGTCCATCGGCCTCTACCTCTACCGCACCATGGCTCCGCGCGTGGCGGTGCTCGGCCGCTATACCGACGGGACCCTGCGGGATGTGAGCGTGCACCAAACCGTGGCCACCTCGACCCTGGTCACGGTTATGCGCTTTGACGGCTCGCTGTATTTCGCCAACGTGACGTATTTTGAGGACATGGTGCTTAAAGCCGTGGCCGATCACAAGGACGCGAAGTTCCTGCTCGTGGTCGGGGACGCCATCAATTCCATGGATTCTTCGGGAGAGGAGATGCTGCAGAATCTGGTGGGCCAGCTGCGCGAGACCGGAGTGCAGATCGTCTTTTCGGGGCTCAAGAAACAGGTCCTCGACGTGATGCGCGCCACCGGGCTTTTTGATCGCATCGGGGAAGAAAACATCTTCGCCACGGAATGCCAGGCCTTGAAGGCCATCTTCGACCGCCTGGGTCAGGACGTGGAGGACGACGCGCTTTTCGCCCACGTCAAGGTCATGGTCTGCTAG
- a CDS encoding alkaline phosphatase family protein, with product MHPSRLVFLGLDGLPWSLVQNLCAQGLLPNLATIAGTPGCRAISAELPELSPVNWTSLFTATPPGEHGVYGFTRLDPQSYELQFTDFTHVHGATIFERLAGKGLFCKVVNMPNLAPVRPMRSMLVAGFPAQELRGSVHPPALEGILADHGYTIEADTVRGATDPAFLLDDLHRSLACREKALDLLWPDLAWDLFFFVLTETDRLGHFLFPALVEPYHPWRSEALRFMAAWDRLIGKFFARYLDLPEPKRLLIMADHGFTTLTQEVDLNAWLREKGLLHLSRQPASEWDTQSISPATKAFALDPGRIYLHTRERFTHGALPRAEADVLGADLIRALSGLTWRGRQVIRHVHRGRDLYHGPKAHLAPDLVLIPQPGFDLKGKFGRTDMFGHFGRQGMHTADDVFFYDSMGASARTPTEIGQAILDHFDIPAATFEA from the coding sequence ATGCACCCATCCCGACTGGTTTTTCTGGGCCTGGACGGTCTGCCCTGGTCCCTGGTCCAAAACCTCTGTGCCCAGGGTCTGCTCCCGAACCTCGCCACCATCGCAGGCACTCCCGGCTGCCGGGCCATCTCGGCCGAACTGCCCGAACTCTCGCCCGTGAACTGGACCAGCCTTTTTACCGCCACACCACCCGGCGAGCATGGCGTTTACGGCTTCACCCGCCTCGACCCGCAAAGCTATGAGCTGCAGTTCACGGACTTCACCCATGTGCATGGGGCGACCATTTTCGAGCGTCTGGCAGGCAAGGGGTTGTTCTGCAAGGTCGTGAACATGCCCAACCTCGCCCCGGTGCGGCCCATGCGGTCCATGCTCGTGGCCGGATTTCCGGCCCAGGAGCTGCGAGGTTCCGTTCACCCTCCTGCCCTGGAAGGCATCCTGGCCGACCACGGCTACACCATCGAGGCCGACACCGTGCGCGGGGCCACGGACCCGGCCTTTTTGCTGGATGACCTGCATCGCTCCCTGGCCTGTCGCGAAAAGGCCCTTGACCTTTTATGGCCGGACTTGGCCTGGGACCTGTTCTTCTTCGTGCTGACGGAGACGGACCGGCTCGGCCATTTTCTCTTTCCCGCCCTGGTGGAACCCTACCATCCCTGGCGCTCCGAAGCCCTGCGTTTCATGGCCGCCTGGGACCGCCTCATCGGAAAATTCTTCGCCCGCTATCTGGACCTCCCGGAACCAAAGCGCCTGCTGATCATGGCCGACCACGGCTTCACGACCCTCACGCAGGAGGTTGACCTGAATGCATGGCTTCGCGAAAAAGGCCTGCTGCACCTCTCCCGCCAGCCTGCCAGCGAATGGGACACGCAGTCCATCAGCCCGGCAACAAAGGCCTTTGCCCTTGACCCGGGGCGCATCTACCTGCACACACGAGAGCGTTTTACGCACGGCGCCCTCCCCCGAGCCGAGGCGGATGTGCTCGGAGCAGACCTGATCCGCGCCCTGTCCGGCCTGACCTGGCGTGGCCGCCAGGTCATCCGCCACGTGCACCGGGGCCGGGATCTCTATCATGGTCCAAAGGCCCACCTGGCTCCAGACCTGGTACTGATCCCGCAGCCCGGGTTCGACCTGAAGGGCAAATTCGGCCGCACGGACATGTTCGGCCATTTCGGCCGCCAAGGCATGCACACGGCCGACGACGTGTTTTTTTACGATTCCATGGGCGCATCCGCCCGTACACCGACAGAGATAGGCCAGGCCATTCTGGACCACTTCGACATTCCCGCCGCCACCTTTGAGGCCTGA